Proteins encoded by one window of Haliotis asinina isolate JCU_RB_2024 chromosome 6, JCU_Hal_asi_v2, whole genome shotgun sequence:
- the LOC137286448 gene encoding USP6 N-terminal-like protein isoform X1, with protein sequence MTTSTVTDYDEIQRAAKERAEIVARYDKGREEGAHIDPWEDPAFEVYQVTDRFGFIHDHALPATTDAAEAKAKTLEIERTQKWLKMLKNWDKYFPGEKVNKLTRRIYKGIPDRLRGEVWSRILNITKVKAEQDGVYKRMRDRARRSSTHIRQIDLDVNRTYRNHIMFRERYGVKQQALFHVLAAYSVYNTELGYCQGMSEIAALLLMYLNEEEAFWGLSQLFVTERHTVHGFFIHGFPKLLRFQEHHDVVLKKFLPKIRKHLERNEIYPTLYTIKWFLQCFLDRTPFHLTLRLWDIWMLEGDRVLTAMAYCIVKMHRRRIGRMQMDDLLSFFQSQLEKDFSYDDDVVIEQLQICMEELRKARMDVPPKPKTNESPTLPFGLDIEPSIDQLIGRRTVESIDEHFRRNPRGGKAAYLRKRNLATNGTPEMSRSRTDTRSIQSSRLSEYSIDGSSYYDTAGNSRMSLVDYSVRTSVPSSRTSFADASEMNSLNLGHSTQTLDRVSDFDPDKTPEYEHVEPPRMATSEYHQGFEVVHPITVVDVKVEPMEAETQPSSEASDYDNLNGMEDYTDTGTLRPSMPQSKSDGFMMVHTDSEMVVMNGHDQISTNMRLTRTEDSLHQSHFSDRTDHREVEHHNGVRVERQISRQVRETSSTTRRLIHTKSHKETVFL encoded by the exons ATGA CAACTAGCACTGTCACCGACTATGATGAAATTCAAAGGGCTGCCAAGGAGAGGGCAGAGATTGTCGCCAGATATGACAAG GGCAGAGAAGAGGGTGCTCACATTGACCCATGGGAGGATCCAGCATTTGAGGTCTACCAAGTGACAGACAGATTTGGCTTCATTCA TGACCATGCTCTGCCTGCCACCACAGATGCTGCTGAAGCCAAG GCTAAGACTCTCGAGATTGAGAGAACTCAAAAATGGTTGAAAATGCTGAAGAACTGGGACAAATATTTTCCCGGTGAAAAGGTAAATAAG TTAACGAGGAGGATCTACAAGGGAATCCCAGACCGACTCCGGGGAGAGGTGTGGTCTCGCATACTGAACATCACCAAGGTCAAGGCAGAGCAAGATGGTGTATACAAG CGAATGAGAGATCGTGCCAGGAGGTCGTCGACCCACATTCGCCAGATTGACCTGGATGTGAACCGAACGTACAGAAACCACATAATGTTCAGAGAAAGATACGGTGTCAA ACAACAGGCCCTGTTCCATGTGCTCGCAGCCTACTCAGTGTACAACACGGAACTGGGGTACTGCCAGGGCATGAGCGAGATCGCTGCCCTACTGCTCATGTACCTCAATGAAGAG GAGGCCTTTTGGGGCTTGTCCCAGCTGTTTGTCACAGAAAGACACACAGTTCATG GCTTCTTCATCCATGGATTCCCAAAACTCCTGAGATTTCAAGAACATCATGACGTTGTCTTGAAAAAGTTCCTCCCCAAAATCCGAAAACATCTG GAGAGGAATGAGATTTACCCAACACTCTACACCATCAAGTGGTTCCTTCAGTGCTTCCTTGACAGG ACTCCATTCCACCTGACACTGCGGTTGTGGGATATCTGGATGTTGGAGGGGGACCGAGTGCTCACCGCCATGGCCTACTGTATTGTCAAGATGCACAGAA GACGAATTGGCCGGATGCAGATGGACGACCTGTTGTCCTTCTTCCAGAGTCAGCTAGAAAAGGACTTCAGCTATGATGACGACGTTGTGATTGAACAGCTTCAGATCTGTATGGAGGAACTAAGAAAAGCCAGGATGGATGTCCCACCCAAACCGAAGACTAATGAGTCTCCTACTCTTCCATTTGGGCTTGATATTGAGCCCAGTATAGATCAGTTGATAGGCAGGAGAACGGTAGAATCTATAGATGAACATTTCCGACGGAATCCTAGAGGTGGGAAGGCAGCATATCTCCGGAAGCGCAATTTGGCCACAAACGGTACCCCAGAAATGTCACGCAGTCGGACTGACACCCGTTCTATACAATCAAGTCGGTTGTCTGAGTACTCTATAGATGGATCATCGTATTATGATACTGCTGGCAACTCCAGAATGTCTTTAGTGGATTACAGTGTGAGGACATCCGTGCCAAGTTCACGGACCTCATTTGCTGATGCTTCAGAGATGAATAGCCTCAATCTTGGTCACAGTACACAAACACTCGATCGGGTGTCCGATTTTGATCCGGACAAAACCCCTGAGTATGAGCATGTAGAACCCCCCAGAATGGCCACATCTGAGTATCATCAGGGATTTGAAGTAGTTCATCCTATCAcagtagttgatgttaaagtGGAGCCCATGGAAGCTGAAACACAGCCATCATCTGAAGCATCAGACTATGACAACCTAAACGGTATGGAGGATTACACCGACACAGGAACACTTCGACCGTCAATGCCCCAGAGCAAGTCTGATGGCTTCATGATGGTGCATACTGACAGTGAAATGGTTGTGATGAACGGACACGATCAAATATCTACCAACATGAGACTAACCCGAACTGAAGATAGTCTTCATCAAAGTCACTTTTCTGACCGTACAGATCATCGGGAGGTTGAGCATCACAATGGTGTCCGGGTCGAGCGACAAATCTCACGACAGGTTCGAGAGACATCCAGTACAACTAGGAGGTTGATCCACACCAAGTCACACAAGGAAACCGTCTTTCTTTGA
- the LOC137286448 gene encoding USP6 N-terminal-like protein isoform X2, protein MTTSTVTDYDEIQRAAKERAEIVARYDKGREEGAHIDPWEDPAFEVYQVTDRFGFIHDHALPATTDAAEAKAKTLEIERTQKWLKMLKNWDKYFPGEKLTRRIYKGIPDRLRGEVWSRILNITKVKAEQDGVYKRMRDRARRSSTHIRQIDLDVNRTYRNHIMFRERYGVKQQALFHVLAAYSVYNTELGYCQGMSEIAALLLMYLNEEEAFWGLSQLFVTERHTVHGFFIHGFPKLLRFQEHHDVVLKKFLPKIRKHLERNEIYPTLYTIKWFLQCFLDRTPFHLTLRLWDIWMLEGDRVLTAMAYCIVKMHRRRIGRMQMDDLLSFFQSQLEKDFSYDDDVVIEQLQICMEELRKARMDVPPKPKTNESPTLPFGLDIEPSIDQLIGRRTVESIDEHFRRNPRGGKAAYLRKRNLATNGTPEMSRSRTDTRSIQSSRLSEYSIDGSSYYDTAGNSRMSLVDYSVRTSVPSSRTSFADASEMNSLNLGHSTQTLDRVSDFDPDKTPEYEHVEPPRMATSEYHQGFEVVHPITVVDVKVEPMEAETQPSSEASDYDNLNGMEDYTDTGTLRPSMPQSKSDGFMMVHTDSEMVVMNGHDQISTNMRLTRTEDSLHQSHFSDRTDHREVEHHNGVRVERQISRQVRETSSTTRRLIHTKSHKETVFL, encoded by the exons ATGA CAACTAGCACTGTCACCGACTATGATGAAATTCAAAGGGCTGCCAAGGAGAGGGCAGAGATTGTCGCCAGATATGACAAG GGCAGAGAAGAGGGTGCTCACATTGACCCATGGGAGGATCCAGCATTTGAGGTCTACCAAGTGACAGACAGATTTGGCTTCATTCA TGACCATGCTCTGCCTGCCACCACAGATGCTGCTGAAGCCAAG GCTAAGACTCTCGAGATTGAGAGAACTCAAAAATGGTTGAAAATGCTGAAGAACTGGGACAAATATTTTCCCGGTGAAAAG TTAACGAGGAGGATCTACAAGGGAATCCCAGACCGACTCCGGGGAGAGGTGTGGTCTCGCATACTGAACATCACCAAGGTCAAGGCAGAGCAAGATGGTGTATACAAG CGAATGAGAGATCGTGCCAGGAGGTCGTCGACCCACATTCGCCAGATTGACCTGGATGTGAACCGAACGTACAGAAACCACATAATGTTCAGAGAAAGATACGGTGTCAA ACAACAGGCCCTGTTCCATGTGCTCGCAGCCTACTCAGTGTACAACACGGAACTGGGGTACTGCCAGGGCATGAGCGAGATCGCTGCCCTACTGCTCATGTACCTCAATGAAGAG GAGGCCTTTTGGGGCTTGTCCCAGCTGTTTGTCACAGAAAGACACACAGTTCATG GCTTCTTCATCCATGGATTCCCAAAACTCCTGAGATTTCAAGAACATCATGACGTTGTCTTGAAAAAGTTCCTCCCCAAAATCCGAAAACATCTG GAGAGGAATGAGATTTACCCAACACTCTACACCATCAAGTGGTTCCTTCAGTGCTTCCTTGACAGG ACTCCATTCCACCTGACACTGCGGTTGTGGGATATCTGGATGTTGGAGGGGGACCGAGTGCTCACCGCCATGGCCTACTGTATTGTCAAGATGCACAGAA GACGAATTGGCCGGATGCAGATGGACGACCTGTTGTCCTTCTTCCAGAGTCAGCTAGAAAAGGACTTCAGCTATGATGACGACGTTGTGATTGAACAGCTTCAGATCTGTATGGAGGAACTAAGAAAAGCCAGGATGGATGTCCCACCCAAACCGAAGACTAATGAGTCTCCTACTCTTCCATTTGGGCTTGATATTGAGCCCAGTATAGATCAGTTGATAGGCAGGAGAACGGTAGAATCTATAGATGAACATTTCCGACGGAATCCTAGAGGTGGGAAGGCAGCATATCTCCGGAAGCGCAATTTGGCCACAAACGGTACCCCAGAAATGTCACGCAGTCGGACTGACACCCGTTCTATACAATCAAGTCGGTTGTCTGAGTACTCTATAGATGGATCATCGTATTATGATACTGCTGGCAACTCCAGAATGTCTTTAGTGGATTACAGTGTGAGGACATCCGTGCCAAGTTCACGGACCTCATTTGCTGATGCTTCAGAGATGAATAGCCTCAATCTTGGTCACAGTACACAAACACTCGATCGGGTGTCCGATTTTGATCCGGACAAAACCCCTGAGTATGAGCATGTAGAACCCCCCAGAATGGCCACATCTGAGTATCATCAGGGATTTGAAGTAGTTCATCCTATCAcagtagttgatgttaaagtGGAGCCCATGGAAGCTGAAACACAGCCATCATCTGAAGCATCAGACTATGACAACCTAAACGGTATGGAGGATTACACCGACACAGGAACACTTCGACCGTCAATGCCCCAGAGCAAGTCTGATGGCTTCATGATGGTGCATACTGACAGTGAAATGGTTGTGATGAACGGACACGATCAAATATCTACCAACATGAGACTAACCCGAACTGAAGATAGTCTTCATCAAAGTCACTTTTCTGACCGTACAGATCATCGGGAGGTTGAGCATCACAATGGTGTCCGGGTCGAGCGACAAATCTCACGACAGGTTCGAGAGACATCCAGTACAACTAGGAGGTTGATCCACACCAAGTCACACAAGGAAACCGTCTTTCTTTGA